The nucleotide window TTTTAATTATCGCTCTCGCACTTCTGTTTGATTTTTCAAATGGTTGGCATGATAGTGCCAATGCCGTGGCCACCGTCGTATCCACTCGGGTCCTGAGCCCCGTCTTGGCTGTTCTTTTTGCCGGTGTCTTGAATGTGATCGGGGCCTTTATGTCTACCGCGGTAGCCAAGATGGTGGGAAACGGAATTATCGATCCTGCCGCGATCAATGATGTGGTCATTATTTCGGCGTTAGGGGGAGCTATCGTTTGGAATTTTATGACCTTACATATGGGGTTGCCTTCAAGTTCCTCCCATGCCTTGATTGGAGCCATGGTCGGTGCAGGTTTTATTCATGGTGGTGTCGAGGTGTTGCAGGGTGCCGGATTGTTAAAGGTCATGGAAGCGATGGTCTCTTCTCCTTTATTGGGATTCCTTGCGGCCTTTGTGCTCATGGTTGGGTTGAGCTGGGCTTTTTTTCGGACTTCGCGAGGAAGGGCTATGAGGTTGTTTCGACGTCTTCAATTGGTGTCAGCGGGGTTTATGGCGTTGAGTCATGGAGCTAATGATGCACAAAAAGCGATGGGAATTATTACCTTGGCTCTGCTTTCTGCCGGGCATATTCCTTCTGCGGAAGTGCCCAAATGGGTGATTATTTCCTGCGCACTCTCTATGGGCTTGGGGACGGCCCTCGGAGGGTGGAAGATCATTCGAACTTTGGGGATGCGAATCGCCAAGTTGGATCCTGTGCATGGGTTCGCCGCCGAAACCGGGGCCGGTGTGGTGTTGATGGTTACGGCTCATGTTGGATTGCCAGTCAGTACGACTCACACGATTACCTCTTCGGTCATGGGCGTGGGAGCGGTGAATCGGTTGTCGGCGGTTCGTTGGGGGGTCACCAGGAGAATTGCCTATGCGTGGATCTTTACACTTCCCGGTTCGGCGTTCTTAGCTGTTGCTTTTTACATCCTGCTGTCCGCATTCTTCTAGTTGTTCGTTGTTATTTCAGTTTCTGTGATCCCCAAGATTCTGTTTTTGCTGAATTGATAGTTTCAGATTTCCTGTTCCATGGATCTTGACGTGAAGGCCTATCTCCGTTTCTTCTCTCCTCTGTTTGCTCCTCTTTTGCAGAACCATTGGCCTGCCCGGTTTTGTGGTCACAGTCACATCGATTTCATCTCAAGAGATGGGTTGTGTGGAAGTTGGCTCTACGGTCCCTCCAATTGGGGATGGTTCCTTTCGTATTGCTCCCTTTAGTCTGACGTGTTCAAAGATTGAGTCGCGGGTTTCCTTTCACACAATCCGTGGAATTGTAACCAAAAGGAGGAGTTATGGCAGAATCCTATCAAATGGGCGCATTGCAAGTGTCAACAGTTGGGCTTGAAGAGGAAGGGTATCAAATGTATTTAGGCCAGAAGTGCCGATTGAGCGGTGTGTTGAAAGTTCAGGGGATGGCGCGAATCGATGGATTTGTTGAGGGGGAGATTTATGGTAGCGATCTGATTCAAGTGGGTAAAGATGGAAAGCTTGAAGCCACAGTAAAGGCTAAGGACATTGTCGCACAGGGTCCTCTTCGTGGGGACTTTGTCGCTCTCCAGAAAATCCAGTTACTGGCCCCTGCGACATTGGAGGGGAAAATCGATGCACCGGTTTTTCTGCTGGAAGAAGGTGTCTTCGTCAATGGACTGGTGAAAATGGGAATGGTGCGCCCTGCGGTCTCATAAACCAAGGGTTTACATTTA belongs to Nitrospiraceae bacterium and includes:
- a CDS encoding inorganic phosphate transporter codes for the protein MAEFSILLILIIALALLFDFSNGWHDSANAVATVVSTRVLSPVLAVLFAGVLNVIGAFMSTAVAKMVGNGIIDPAAINDVVIISALGGAIVWNFMTLHMGLPSSSSHALIGAMVGAGFIHGGVEVLQGAGLLKVMEAMVSSPLLGFLAAFVLMVGLSWAFFRTSRGRAMRLFRRLQLVSAGFMALSHGANDAQKAMGIITLALLSAGHIPSAEVPKWVIISCALSMGLGTALGGWKIIRTLGMRIAKLDPVHGFAAETGAGVVLMVTAHVGLPVSTTHTITSSVMGVGAVNRLSAVRWGVTRRIAYAWIFTLPGSAFLAVAFYILLSAFF
- a CDS encoding polymer-forming cytoskeletal protein is translated as MAESYQMGALQVSTVGLEEEGYQMYLGQKCRLSGVLKVQGMARIDGFVEGEIYGSDLIQVGKDGKLEATVKAKDIVAQGPLRGDFVALQKIQLLAPATLEGKIDAPVFLLEEGVFVNGLVKMGMVRPAVS